TTGTTAAATATTCAATAAGAAATTTAAGAATCGAAATTTTTTATAGAAATTCGTAATATGAAGAGTAATGAAACTTTGACTTTAGAGCAGTATTTTCAAAAATTTAGAGATAATATTATAGGTATAGATCAAAAGTTTACAACACCTTATGGTGAAAAAAAACTATTGTATACCGATTGGACTGCTAGTGGACGTTTATATCGACCTATTGAAGATAAGTTGATCAACGATTTTGGTCCCTTCGTAGCTAATACACATACAGAAACATCGACTACTGGTGCGGCTATGACATTGGCTTATCATGAAGCTCGTAATATTATAAAACGTCACGTAAATGCTTCATCAGAAGACGTTTTAATTACTGAAGGTTCCGGTATGACAGGAGTTGTAAATAAGTTTCAAAGAATTTTAGGCTTAAAAGTTTCAGAAAACCTAAAAGAACATACCACAATTCCAGATGAAAAGAGACCAATAGTTTTTGTAAGTCATATGGAACATCACTCAAATCAAACATCATGGATTGAGACTATAGCAGATGTTGAAGTTGTACCTTGTAATAATGAAGGCTTAGTTTGCTTAGAAATGTTTGAAAAAGTCATTCAGAAGTATAAAGACAGACCTATTAAAATTGCTTCAATTATTGGAGGTTCAAACGTTACTGGTATAAAAACAGATTATCATAAAGTAGCCGCTTTAATTCATAAATATAACGGATTATGTTTTGTAGACTTTGCTTGTTGTGCTCCTTATGTTGATATTAATATGCATCCTGAAAATGAAAATGAATATTTAGATGCAATTTTCTTTTCACCACATAAATTTTTAGGAGGTCCAGGAAGCTCTGGAGTATTAATATTTAATAAAAAATTATACAAGAACGTTATTCCTGATAATCCAGGAGGAGGAACTGTAACTTATACAAACCCTTGGGGAGAACATGACTATATAGATGATGTTGAAACTAGGGAAGATGGAGGTACTCCTGCTTTTTTACAAACTATTCGTATAGCTTTATCTATTCAATTGAAAGATCAAATGGGAACTGCTAATATAAAAGCTAGAGAAAATGAAATTAATGAAATTCTATTTTCTTGTTTAGAATCTTTAGATGGTGTGCATATTTTAGCGCCTAATCATAAAGACCGGTTAAGCATTTTTTCTTTTTATTTTGAAAGATACCACTTTAATCTCGTTGTAAAATTATTAAATGATCGCTTTGGAATTCAAACAAGAGGTGGGTGTTCTTGTGCTGGAACCTATGGTCATTTCTTGTTAAATGTAGATCGAGAAACTTCTAAATCTATAGAGAATCAGATTTTAGAAGGTTGTAATATCGAAAAGCCAGGTTGGATACGTTTGTCTATTCATCCTACAATTACAACAGAAGAATTAGAATTTATCTGTAATTCATTAGAAGAATTAGCAAATAATATTGAAGATTGGTCTAATGACTACACTTACGATCCAATTAAAAATGATTATGTACACAATTCTGTTACTCCGATAGAGAAAGAATTAGTTAAAAATTGGTTTTCAATTTAAATATGAACACAAACATTACAACATCTTTTTTACAAGAACTATATCCAAAAATTAAAGAAGATAAGTTATTTGGAAAGTGGATAACTCTTTCAGATGTAGAACCATTAATACAATTACTTAATAAAGATATATTTCAAGTTGAATTGTTAGGTGAATCTGAAGAGAAAAGAAACATTTATAAATTAAAATTAGGAACAGGAACTAAAAAAATCATGATTTGGAGTCAAATGCATGGTAATGAAAGTACTGGTACAAAAGCACTTTTTGATTTATTTAAATTTTTCGAAACCTACCCAGATCATCATATTACAAGAACAATATTAAGTAATTGTACACTAACAATTATACCGATGTTAAATCCAGATGGATCTTTAGCCTATACAAGAGTTAACGCTAAAGAAGTTGATTTAAATCGTGATGCAGTAGATTTAGAAGCCTGTGAAAGTATATTGTTAAGAAACACATTAGATGAATTCAACCCTAAATTTTGCTTCAATTTACACGACCAAAGAACCATATTCGGAGTAGAAGGTAAAAATCAACCTGCTACAATTTCTTTTTTAGCACCTTCTGAAGAAGAAACAAGAAAAATTACTACGGGTAGAAAAGAGACTATGAACGTAATCATAGCAATGAATGAATTATTACAAACCATTATTCCAAATCAAATAGGAAGATATACAGACGAATTTTATCCAACTGCAACTGGTGATAATTTCCAAAAATTAGGTCATAACACTATCCTTATTGAAGCAGGTCATTACAAAGATGATTACAATAGGGAAGAAGTACGAAAATTTAACTTTTATGCTTTGCTAGAAGGATTATATTATATTTCTTCAACGGAAGACTTTTCTGAATATGAAGCTTATTTCGAGATTCCAAATAATAACAAACAATTTTTTGATGTAATTCATCGATATAATGATAAAGAAGATATAGCATATCAGTATGAAGATAAGATAATAGATAACCAATTCGTTTCTACGTTAAAAAAACATCAAGAAGGAAATTTAAAAGGGCATATTGGACACAACGAAATCGTTTTCGAGTATTAATTTTTTATTAAATGTTTAATTTTTCAAGCATAACTGTTGTTGTTTATTAAAAATAATTCATATTTTTGCCCAATACTATGAATAAAATTAAAAAATGAAGAAATTTGTATTAGACGAAATCGATCATCAAATATTAGATATTTTAATCGAAAATGCTAGAACTCCATTTACTGATATCGCTAAGAAATTATTAGTATCTGCAGGTACTATTCACGTGCGTGTTAAGAAAATGGAAGATGAAGGAATTATACAAGGGTCTACTTTAACATTAGATTACGAGAAAATGGGTTATGCATTTATAGCTCACGTTGGTATTTTCTTAGAAAAAACTTCAATGACTCAGCATGTTATTGATAATTTACGTTTAATACCAAATGTAACTGTAGCCTATGTTACTGCAGGAAAGTATAATATTTTCTGTAAAGTTAGAGCTAAAGACACTAATGACGCTAAAGACATTATCTATAAGATTGATGAAATTCATGGTGTAAATAGAACGGAAACAATGATTTCTTTAGAAGAAAGCATTAACGATAAAAAGCGTATGATGCACGCTATTTTCCAAGACTTTTAAATAGAATAAAACTTTCAAATAGTATACAACCGTCTAAATTTTTATTTAGGCGGTTTTTGTTTTCCGAATATTGTAAATTTGTCAACTTTTATTTTAAAACCTAATTATGTCTGTAGAAATAATTTATGAAGATGATTTTTGTTTGGTAGTCACAAAACCTAATGATGTAGTTGTTCATCATGCATATCATTCAAGAAATGTGAGAGAAGAAGATTCTTTATTACAATTATTAGATCAACAATTTCAACAAAAATTTTATCCAGTTCATAGATTAGATAGACGAACTTCAGGAATTATAATTCTCACAAAAGAAACACAGTATGTTGCCAAGTTTCAGCAGTTATTTACAGATAATCAAATTCAGAAAAAGTATTTAGGTGTAGTTAGAGGTTTTGCTCCTGAAACAAGAGTTATTGATTCTCCTGTAAAAGGAAAAGATAGTAACGTGCATAAAGAAGCAGAAACTCATTTAAAAACACTACAGAATATAACTTTAAATATTCCTGTAAAACCTTACGATACTTCAAGGTATAGCTTAGTAGAATTGTCACCTAAAACCGGGCGATTACACCAATTAAGAATTCATATGAATAAAATTAGTCATCCACTTTTAGGAGACGGAAAATATGGCGACAAAAATCATAATGCAATGTTTGAAAATAATTTTGATTGGAGTAATTTATTTCTACATGCAATTTCTTTAGAATTTGTTCATCCGTTTACAGAAGAGAAATTATACTTAAAGTCAAGTTTACCAAAAAACTGGAGAACTCTTTTTAAAGAATTCAGTTGGAGTTACACTTAAAAAGTAAAGCTTTTTCATTTATTAATAACCAATTAACGATCGAAACAGTACATTCATCTAACAATTACAAATTATTACAAAGTAGATATATATATTAGCTTCGCTTCTAAATTATTAAATTAAAAAACACTTTTTAATTTATGTATACTACTAAGTTTAACCAAGATTTAACCCCCTGGGTCACCAACGACTTTGTAAAATTTAACCATTATTTTTTGAGAAATAATGATTATTTATCTCCATTAACTATCGATGAAAGAGAAGAATTCTATGATATTAGATTGAAACTTTCTGGTGCATGTAAGTGGAGATTTAGAGTATATTGGGAAGACAATATGCTTGTTATTTGTGGAGATAAAGACAAAAAAAATGATGCACAAGAAATAGATGGCTGTTTACAAGCGTTTAAACGTATTATAGTGCTTCCTGCGAAAATAAAATCAAAGGAAAGTATTAACTATAATTTTATAAATTCAATTTTAAAATTTAAACTTTATAAAAAATAGTAGTAAAAAATTGAAGATTAATCTTGACTAGATTATCTACTACTATATAGTCAGATTAATCTTCTCTTTTCCAAGTAAAATTAATTTTAGTTCCTTTTCCAAGGTCAGATTCTACAGTAATTGTACCATGATTTTCGGATACTAATTTCTTTACAATAGATAAACCTACACCTGTACTTTCTATTTCATCATTTGTATCTAGTTTACTAAAAATTTCAAATATTTTTTGGTGATACTGCGGAGCAATTCCTGGACCATTATCTGAAACTGAAAACAAATACTCGTCTTGGTATTTTGCAACAGTGATATCTATTATCGCTTTTTGTTTATCGTTATATTTTATTGAATTACTAACTAAATTTTGTATAACATGCTCTAGTTCTATTCGACTACAATGAATAGTTGTATCCTCATCAGGAATATTGATTATACTATCGCTTTTGTAATTTACAATTGCTATAATCTCCTGTAATAATTCATTAAAACTAAAAATTTCTTTCTCTTTACTACCTCTAGCTACTTTAGAGTATTCAAGTAAACCATTAATTAGCGCATTCATTTTTGAAATACGACCTTTTAGTAGATCAAAATAATTTTTAGCATTATCATCTAAATCAGATTCTAAGTCTTCTTCAATAAAAGTTACCAAAGAGTGCATTGCAACAAGTGGAGCTTTTAAATCATGAGAAACAATATGATTAAAACTATCTAACTCAGCATTAAAACTCTCTAACTGTCTAAGATTTTCTTTTAGTTCTTGATTAATTTCTGTTAGTTGATTTGACTTTTCAGTAATTTCATTCTTTTGCTTTACTGCTAACTTTGTAGATGTTTCTAACTGTTTAAAAGAAGATGAAAATCTAACCATTAATAACATAGATAAGAGTAAGAATACAGAAACATACCCAAAATTTACGTACACAATAGCGTTATCGTTTTTCCCTAAGAAAATAAAAATATGGATATAAAAAACTATCGAACCTAACAATGTGCTCGCTAACATTAAAATAGAATCGTGTAGTTTACCAGTTATCATAGCTCTAATAATCACATATGTTACATAAATTAAGTTGATAATCATTAAGATTAAAAAAGGTACAATAAGCTTTGTAAAATATGGTGATGGTAAGATTATTACTAGAATAGATAAAAGTAAACAGCTATATTTTAATATATATTCATAAAATTTATGCACATAACGTTCAAAAATTACCGAAAAGAACAAACTTGCACAAGTTCCTGCTAAAAACAAAGAAGAGTATTCTATTTTAGTTAATAATACCCAACTTAACTTATCTAAAATTTGGGCAAAAGGAGCATAACGATCACTCAAAGCCATATATGCTAATCCAATACAAGCAATTCCTAAATACAGAATAGCTTTATCTTTATTCCAATAGAGTAGAAAGAAAACAATAAAAAAAGTACCTATAAAACCTAAGCAGCCAATAAATATCATATCTGCTACAATACGCTTTGATTTTACAGTATTAAAATGTTGACTGGTTCCTATTTTTAGAGTTTTGTCTAAACCAGCTTTACTATGGTAGAAATTTGCAACTTGGATTATAATTTCAAAATTGGTTTCGTGAGTATTTAAAGGAATTATTTGGTTGAATCTCCTATGTAAAACTTCTTTTTTAGTTTTACCTACTTTACCAATCTCAGAAATAAATTTACCATTTATCCATAGTTTAGATGAAGCATAAGCAGCAGGAAAATATAACGAAAGATTAGATGTGTTTTTAGTAGAAATAGATAAATTCAATCTATAAGTAGCATAACCAAAAGAAGGTAATTTTTCTCCATTTTTTCCTTTGAAGTTAGTCCAACTGTGTAATTGATCTATTTTCTGAGGTGTGTATTCAGCAAAATTATTTGGTGTAATTAGTTGTTTCCAGTAAAATTCCCAACCAGAATTTAAATTTACTTCATTAGTATTCTCAAAAGAAATATTTGTTAAATCAATTCCATTAGAATTGTCCAACTGAGCGTATCCACCAGTGCAATTAAAATAAAGTAAAGCTATTATAGCTAGATAAGCATATTTGAAATGTATCTGGCGCACTAACCAATTATTCATCGGGGAAAACTCTAATTTAGCGATAATATATGATTTCAATTTACCAAAATAGTTAATATATATGACTTAAGAAAGATAAAAACATAATATCATACTGTACTATCATTTTAGACCGTTATTGCTTTTTATAAATACGATATCTAATTTTATGTAGATAAATCGTTTCTTATGCCTAGAGCCATTTTTGAAAATATTGTAATACAAAAGTTTGAAAGTGTAAATTCTTTAGAGTTTTGTAAATACACATCTATTCGTTTTTTTGAAATCCTTTTTATCGAAAAAGGAGAAGGTAATATCATTATTAATGATCATAAAGTAAGCTATTCTGATAAACAAATTTTCATATTAATTCCTGATGATAAGTACAATTTAGAAATTGAAAAACCTACAACAGTTTCAGCAATTAAATTTTTAAATAGTTTTTTTAGTGACTATTCATCTAAAGAAGATCAAATTAAAGTAAATGAATGGTTTAAGAAAATTGAAGTTATTTTCCAAGGCGCCAATAGAACTTCACAAATACAACTAAATTCAAAGGTAGAAGAAACAAGTTTACTAGCACTTTTTACTGTGCTTTGCAATGAGTATACTAACGATAATTTAAAGAGTGAAATTGTTCTAGAATCTGTACTTCATGCAATTCTTCATATTATTTCTAGAAATGTAATTGTTGTAAAAGCAAAAAACAAAAAGTCGAAAATCCAAGATATTCTCAATTATATCCATTTTCATATCCATAATCCAGAAAAACTAAGCAAAAGGCATTTGGCAACTCAATTTAATATTTCTGAAAATTATATCAGTGAATACTTTAAAAACAAAATGAATATTGGATTAAAAAAATATATGATTACTTATAAAATAAAGTTGGCAGAGACTAGATTAAAGTACACGAACTTAACAATTACTGAGATTGCCCAAGAATTAGGTTTTACAGATAGTAGTCATTTAGATAAAACATTTTTAAATATTAAAGGAGTTACTGCCAATACATTCAAGAAGAATAATAGCTAGATAACTTCTATTTACATTACTTCCTTTTTTTTTACTAAAAGCTCACTTTTTCTTACCAAAACTAAAGACTGTCACCATCATAATTTTACATTGTAACTCATAAACAAAGCTAATTATGAACAATCCTCAAACAGTATTTGATAGTCATATGGATGCAGTTGCAACATTAAATCCAGAGCTAGTTATACAGGATTATACTTCTGATGCAATATTTATTACTCCAGATAAAACATATAAAGGAAAAGATGAAATCTTTCAATTTTATCAAGAGTTTCTTCCAAATTTTAAAGACTTCGATTTTATAACCCTAAAGCAAGAAGTTCACGATAACATTGTGTATTTCGTTTGGCACGGTAAGAATGAACATATCGCGGTTCAATTAGCCACAGATACTTATATCACTGAAAACGGAAAAATTAAGCAACACACTTTCGCAGGAATCATCAATTAACAATTAAATAATAAATCATGGAATACAAAAATTTTCAAACGTTTACAGCAGAACAAAAAGGAGGAATCCTTTATGTAACAATCAATTTCGGACCAGTTAATGTTCAAGGTCAGGAAATGTTAGCAGATTTAAGCAGCTTATGTCTTCGATTAGAAAGAGACAGAAGTGTTAAAGTAGTAGTTTTTCAATCTTCAAACGATGGATATTGGGTTTGTCACTACGATACAAACTTATTAAGAGACATGTCTGAAGAAGCTGTTCCAAGAAACGAAGTAAAATTATTAGATCTTCAAGCTGTTTTAGAAAGGCTGAGCAATGTACCTCAAGCAACAATTGCTAAAATAGAAGGTTTTGCTCGTGGTGGTGGACATGAAATGGCTTTAGCATTAGATATGCGTTTTGCAGCCAGAGGAAAAGCTAAATTCATGCAAATGGAAGTTGGTATGGGAATTTTACCTTGTGGCGGTGGAGCTTCACGTATGGCTAGACAAGCTGGTTTAGGTAAAGCTTTAGAAATTATTTTAGGTGCTAGAGATTGGGATGCAGATGAAGCTGAAAAATTTGGAACAATTAATAAAGCTTTAAATGCAGATGAAATCGGACCGTATGTTGATGCTTTAGCAGAGCGTATCTCTAAATTCCCAGCAGAATCTATTGAAGCTTGTAAAAGAGCTGTATATGCTTCTATCGATTTACCAATTGCAGATGCTTTACAAGAAGAAGCTTATCAATTATATCAAGCAACTAGTAAAACTCCTGCAATTAAACGTTTTACTGTAGCTGATGAAAACGGAGCACAATTTGATCACAACAATCAGAAAAATTGGGAAGGTATGTTAATGGATATTCAAGAAATTAACTAAGAAAAAATATCCCTAATTATTAGTTAAAGAGGCAAAAAAGAAGAAATCTTACTTGTCTCTTTTTCAATTTTATTCACGTATAAATCTTTCTATCTTTAAAAGAAAAAGCTTAATATAAAATCTACTTACTTTAATTTAAAACATTATGTATACTAAAAAGAATTATTCTATAAGAAGAATGTTAAGTTGGACTAGGCGTTACATTTATATTTTCGCCTTGTTAGCAACTATTCCTGTTATTTTATATGAAGTATTAAATTGGAAATGGTTGCATTTGCCATGGTTACCAATTGGCTTAATTGGTACTGCTTTAGCATTTATAATTGGTTTTAAAAACAATGCTTCTTATGGACGTCTTTGGGAAGCTAGAAAAATTTATGGTGGTATTGTAAATGCTTCTCGACTTTTTGCTACTATGGTTAATGATTTTATCACAAATGAGTATGCTGTAAAAGACAAAACAGATGAAGAGTTTTTTAAAATTAAAAAAGAATTGATTTTACGTCATGTCGCTTGGATGACTGCTCTAAGACACGCTTTGAGAGTAAAAAAAGCTTGGGAAACAACTTCAAGTAATAGGTCAGATAAAGAAGTTATGAAAAAGATGCATATTCAAGAGTATGCTTACTCGTTGGAAGATGAATTACAAGGATACTTATCTGAAGAAGAAAAACAAATTGTTTTGAGTATGACGAACAAACAAACTTCTGTATTAAATCTTCAATCAAAACATATAAAAGAATTAAAATTCCAAGGTTTAATTGATAATTTTCGTCATATGGAATTTAAAGATATGATTGGTGAGTTGTTTACTTTACAAGGTAAAGCTGAGCGAATTAAGAACTTTCCTTATCCAAGACAATTTGCTACATTAAATTTATTTTTTGCATGGATTTTCGTAACATTACTACCATTTGGTTTAATGACTGAGTTTGAAAAAATAGGGCAGACGTTACTAAAAACAGAAAG
This genomic stretch from Tenacibaculum jejuense harbors:
- a CDS encoding aminotransferase class V-fold PLP-dependent enzyme; the protein is MKSNETLTLEQYFQKFRDNIIGIDQKFTTPYGEKKLLYTDWTASGRLYRPIEDKLINDFGPFVANTHTETSTTGAAMTLAYHEARNIIKRHVNASSEDVLITEGSGMTGVVNKFQRILGLKVSENLKEHTTIPDEKRPIVFVSHMEHHSNQTSWIETIADVEVVPCNNEGLVCLEMFEKVIQKYKDRPIKIASIIGGSNVTGIKTDYHKVAALIHKYNGLCFVDFACCAPYVDINMHPENENEYLDAIFFSPHKFLGGPGSSGVLIFNKKLYKNVIPDNPGGGTVTYTNPWGEHDYIDDVETREDGGTPAFLQTIRIALSIQLKDQMGTANIKARENEINEILFSCLESLDGVHILAPNHKDRLSIFSFYFERYHFNLVVKLLNDRFGIQTRGGCSCAGTYGHFLLNVDRETSKSIENQILEGCNIEKPGWIRLSIHPTITTEELEFICNSLEELANNIEDWSNDYTYDPIKNDYVHNSVTPIEKELVKNWFSI
- a CDS encoding M14 family zinc carboxypeptidase, giving the protein MNTNITTSFLQELYPKIKEDKLFGKWITLSDVEPLIQLLNKDIFQVELLGESEEKRNIYKLKLGTGTKKIMIWSQMHGNESTGTKALFDLFKFFETYPDHHITRTILSNCTLTIIPMLNPDGSLAYTRVNAKEVDLNRDAVDLEACESILLRNTLDEFNPKFCFNLHDQRTIFGVEGKNQPATISFLAPSEEETRKITTGRKETMNVIIAMNELLQTIIPNQIGRYTDEFYPTATGDNFQKLGHNTILIEAGHYKDDYNREEVRKFNFYALLEGLYYISSTEDFSEYEAYFEIPNNNKQFFDVIHRYNDKEDIAYQYEDKIIDNQFVSTLKKHQEGNLKGHIGHNEIVFEY
- a CDS encoding Lrp/AsnC family transcriptional regulator, with product MKKFVLDEIDHQILDILIENARTPFTDIAKKLLVSAGTIHVRVKKMEDEGIIQGSTLTLDYEKMGYAFIAHVGIFLEKTSMTQHVIDNLRLIPNVTVAYVTAGKYNIFCKVRAKDTNDAKDIIYKIDEIHGVNRTETMISLEESINDKKRMMHAIFQDF
- a CDS encoding pseudouridine synthase, with protein sequence MSVEIIYEDDFCLVVTKPNDVVVHHAYHSRNVREEDSLLQLLDQQFQQKFYPVHRLDRRTSGIIILTKETQYVAKFQQLFTDNQIQKKYLGVVRGFAPETRVIDSPVKGKDSNVHKEAETHLKTLQNITLNIPVKPYDTSRYSLVELSPKTGRLHQLRIHMNKISHPLLGDGKYGDKNHNAMFENNFDWSNLFLHAISLEFVHPFTEEKLYLKSSLPKNWRTLFKEFSWSYT
- a CDS encoding Hsp20/alpha crystallin family protein, with amino-acid sequence MRNNDYLSPLTIDEREEFYDIRLKLSGACKWRFRVYWEDNMLVICGDKDKKNDAQEIDGCLQAFKRIIVLPAKIKSKESINYNFINSILKFKLYKK
- a CDS encoding sensor histidine kinase; protein product: MNNWLVRQIHFKYAYLAIIALLYFNCTGGYAQLDNSNGIDLTNISFENTNEVNLNSGWEFYWKQLITPNNFAEYTPQKIDQLHSWTNFKGKNGEKLPSFGYATYRLNLSISTKNTSNLSLYFPAAYASSKLWINGKFISEIGKVGKTKKEVLHRRFNQIIPLNTHETNFEIIIQVANFYHSKAGLDKTLKIGTSQHFNTVKSKRIVADMIFIGCLGFIGTFFIVFFLLYWNKDKAILYLGIACIGLAYMALSDRYAPFAQILDKLSWVLLTKIEYSSLFLAGTCASLFFSVIFERYVHKFYEYILKYSCLLLSILVIILPSPYFTKLIVPFLILMIINLIYVTYVIIRAMITGKLHDSILMLASTLLGSIVFYIHIFIFLGKNDNAIVYVNFGYVSVFLLLSMLLMVRFSSSFKQLETSTKLAVKQKNEITEKSNQLTEINQELKENLRQLESFNAELDSFNHIVSHDLKAPLVAMHSLVTFIEEDLESDLDDNAKNYFDLLKGRISKMNALINGLLEYSKVARGSKEKEIFSFNELLQEIIAIVNYKSDSIINIPDEDTTIHCSRIELEHVIQNLVSNSIKYNDKQKAIIDITVAKYQDEYLFSVSDNGPGIAPQYHQKIFEIFSKLDTNDEIESTGVGLSIVKKLVSENHGTITVESDLGKGTKINFTWKRED
- a CDS encoding AraC family transcriptional regulator — translated: MPRAIFENIVIQKFESVNSLEFCKYTSIRFFEILFIEKGEGNIIINDHKVSYSDKQIFILIPDDKYNLEIEKPTTVSAIKFLNSFFSDYSSKEDQIKVNEWFKKIEVIFQGANRTSQIQLNSKVEETSLLALFTVLCNEYTNDNLKSEIVLESVLHAILHIISRNVIVVKAKNKKSKIQDILNYIHFHIHNPEKLSKRHLATQFNISENYISEYFKNKMNIGLKKYMITYKIKLAETRLKYTNLTITEIAQELGFTDSSHLDKTFLNIKGVTANTFKKNNS
- a CDS encoding nuclear transport factor 2 family protein: MNNPQTVFDSHMDAVATLNPELVIQDYTSDAIFITPDKTYKGKDEIFQFYQEFLPNFKDFDFITLKQEVHDNIVYFVWHGKNEHIAVQLATDTYITENGKIKQHTFAGIIN
- a CDS encoding enoyl-CoA hydratase/isomerase family protein; this translates as MEYKNFQTFTAEQKGGILYVTINFGPVNVQGQEMLADLSSLCLRLERDRSVKVVVFQSSNDGYWVCHYDTNLLRDMSEEAVPRNEVKLLDLQAVLERLSNVPQATIAKIEGFARGGGHEMALALDMRFAARGKAKFMQMEVGMGILPCGGGASRMARQAGLGKALEIILGARDWDADEAEKFGTINKALNADEIGPYVDALAERISKFPAESIEACKRAVYASIDLPIADALQEEAYQLYQATSKTPAIKRFTVADENGAQFDHNNQKNWEGMLMDIQEIN
- a CDS encoding bestrophin family protein, yielding MYTKKNYSIRRMLSWTRRYIYIFALLATIPVILYEVLNWKWLHLPWLPIGLIGTALAFIIGFKNNASYGRLWEARKIYGGIVNASRLFATMVNDFITNEYAVKDKTDEEFFKIKKELILRHVAWMTALRHALRVKKAWETTSSNRSDKEVMKKMHIQEYAYSLEDELQGYLSEEEKQIVLSMTNKQTSVLNLQSKHIKELKFQGLIDNFRHMEFKDMIGELFTLQGKAERIKNFPYPRQFATLNLFFAWIFVTLLPFGLMTEFEKIGQTLLKTESTGLLFSFMADNFIWLTIPFSIIISWIFFTMERIGDVSENPFEGIANDVPITTISRGIEIDIREMIGDDKNEIPKPHPEYVNTQM